One window of the Leishmania infantum JPCM5 genome chromosome 28 genome contains the following:
- a CDS encoding oxidoreductase-like protein: MSDQVKPPRRNTAEDETAEDHTAEVPAEDEEEVPLCQHDTYDATLSLADREAKWGFSFSELQSAVKVVRVLFHNPGLYVGDPYLSDSRLYTMITRDRKTKRENRDIFKAIMNEEKSRRKRYLRQQDIEAVRRTAMKRERDDALSALLLAGSEGANDNVAPLRLVEPPKAPGLNCSDQDEDNLQSSAAGTASAADGGAASNADTLRLSASEKEVLRLVGAFENLLRLEQALRGERVEGYVGDSAAAAGIAARSRAAASPSVATPPVTGGEGDPSASSTSFSTVKKSRTETDASTAVPAVERDWLVITQLTAQVYRYLPHSYGSQMPPPLFDGAGPADAVNSPLVVRSYVRGMKCYVAQRAAALVHLAKTAAPPNTLNSPITVGGAEPAPLRSLLASTHHDVIVRTPLVELQSIHGLRSLIEDGDPGAASSQVMATVDLPLDDLLRALELVLLEGASDERFCPVPATTDGDGEQDEGRARAQQLCIAEQTLHCFIARRVYGSAKVRGCGPSPVLIQRSPPSSSSEEPEGYCIYDDVQRYAVEHHEDDAQLKLNKFIGCHICKVRYNRLHQYYYSMCHLCGEYNYNKRLMARDLRGKTVLLTGCRIKIGYAMALSLLRCGATVLGTTRFIHEAVARFQQEIDYDVWKDRLHLFSLDLRDMWVVTQFCAFVRQRYKKLFAIINNAAQTIARTPQYTEHLRNIELNPPAALQASIQDDVCAAEWHNFFLRHATVTVGQPLSIEYQPSMQPFLDTNQAARHDDAGKTRNSKSAAPQSGIAASNVLPSADGAAVALHVACDRTLIFDRYDTQAEESDHREKNSWVMNLAEIQGSEAAEVMAINALSPFILNGRLKACLTDREGDAVVSEPRFIINVSAMEGQFYRFKQTTHPHTNMAKAALNMMTRTSADDYAADGIYMNSVDTGWITDESPKLKKDRRAEQFMLCPLDEVDAAARCLDLIFTNSRMYGMFYKDFKVIAW; the protein is encoded by the coding sequence ATGTCAGATCAAGTTAAGCCGCCACGTCGAAACACCGCGGAGGACGAGACAGCAGAGGACCACACCGCCGAGGTGCcggcggaggacgaggaggaggtgccgctgtgccAGCACGACACTTACGATGCCACCCTCTCCCTGGCAGATCGCGAGGCGAAGTGGGGCTTCTCCTTCAGCGAGCTGCAATCTGCCGTGAAGGTTGTTCGGGTGCTGTTTCACAATCCTGGCCTCTATGTCGGTGACCCCTACCTGTCTGACAGCCGCCTCTACACAATGATCACCCGTGACCGGAAGACGAAACGCGAGAACCGCGACATTTTCAAGGCGATCATGAATGAAGAGAAGAGCCGTCGAAAGCGCTACCTGCGCCAGCAGGACatcgaggcggtgcgccgcactGCCATGAAGCGCGAGCGCGATGATGCTCTGAGCGCACTGCTTCTCGCAGGCAGCGAAGGGGCCAATGACAACGTCGCACCGCTTCGGCTCGTTGAGCCGCCGAAGGCGCCGGGGTTGAACTGCAGTGACCAAGACGAAGACAACTTGCAGAGCAgtgctgccggcaccgcttctgcagctgatggcggtgcggcaAGTAATGCGGACACTCTGAGGCTCTCTGCATCGGAGAAAGAGGTGTTGCGGCTTGTTGGTGCCTTTGAGAACCTTCTGCGTCTGGAGCAGGCCCTACGAGGAGAGCGGGTTGAGGGCTACGTAGGGgacagcgcagccgcggcgggaATTGCTGCGAGGTCTCGtgctgccgcatcgccatcTGTGGCGACCCCGCCCGTCAccggcggagagggcgatCCATCTGCGTCTAGCACATCCTTCTCCACAGTGAAAAAATcgcgcacagagacggaTGCGTCGACGGCCGTCCCCGCCGTGGAGCGGGACTGGCTCGTGATTACTCAACTCACCGCACAGGTGTACCGCTACCTCCCGCACTCGTACGGCTCCCAGATGCCGCCACCCTTGTTTGATGGCGCCGGGCCGGCGGACGCCGTGAACTCCCCTCTTGTAGTGCGCAGCTATGTTCGCGGCATGAAATGCTATGTGGCGCagcgtgctgcggcgctggtgcaccTCGCGAAAACGGCGGCACCTCCAAATACGCTAAATTCTCCCATCACCGTCGGAGGAGCGGAGCCTGCGCCGCTCCGCTCCCTATTGGCGTCTACGCACCACGATGTGATCGTGCGAACCCCTCTTGTCGAGCTGCAGTCGATTCACGGTCTTCGTTCGTTGATTGAGGATGGCGATCCCGGCGCTGCGTCTTCGCAGGTGATGGCGACGGTGGACCTGCCACTGGACGACCTGCTACGAGCGCTcgagctggtgctgctggaggggGCTAGTGACGAGCGGTTCTGCCCCGTGCCCGCGACCACTGACGGCGATGGGGAGCAGGATGAagggcgtgcgcgtgcgcagcagctttgCATCGCCGAGCAGACGCTGCACTGCTTCATCGCGCGTCGTGTGTACGGCTCTGCCAAAGTGCGGGGCTGCGGCCCTTCGCCGGTACTGATTCAGCGCAGCCCTCCCAGCTCCTCGTCAGAGGAGCCGGAGGGGTACTGCATCTACGACGATGTGCAGCGCTACGCTGTCGAGCACCACGAGGATGACGCACAGTTGAAGCTGAACAAGTTTATCGGGTGCCACATCTGCAAGGTGCGCTACAACCGCCTCCACCAGTACTACTACAGTATGTGCCACCTCTGCGGCGAGTACAACTACAACAAACGCCTCATGGCGCGGGACTTGCGGGGCAAAACGGTGCTCCTCACAGGCTGCCGCATCAAGATCGGGTATGCGATGGCGCTctcgctgcttcgctgcggTGCCACCGTGCTCGGCACCACCCGCTTCATCCACGAGGCGGTAGCGCGCTTTCAGCAGGAGATCGACTACGACGTCTGGAAAGACCGCCTGCACCTCTTCTCGCTCGATCTGCGGGATATGTGGGTTGTCACGCAGTTCTGCGCGTTTGTCCGACAGAGGTACAAGAAGCTGTTTGCCATCATCAACAACGCGGCGCAGACCATCGCGCGGACACCGCAGTACACGGAGCACCTCCGCAACATTGAGCTGAACccgccagctgctctgcAAGCCAGCATCCAAGACGACGTATGCGCAGCTGAGTGGCACAATTTTTTCCTCCGTCACGCAACCGTCACGGTGGGGCAGCCGCTGTCTATCGAGTACCAACCGAGCATGCAGCCCTTCCTCGACACAAACCAGGCTGCCCGCCACGACGATGCGGGCAAAACGAGGAACAGCAagagcgcagcgccgcagtcTGGCATCGCGGCGAGCAACGTGTTGCCGTcggcggacggcgccgcagtggCGTTGCACGTGGCGTGCGACCGCACCCTCATCTTTGACCGCTACGATACACAAGCGGAAGAGAGCGACCACCGTGAGAAGAACTCGTGGGTGATGAACCTCGCTGAGATACagggcagcgaggcggccgaggtgATGGCCATAaacgccctctcccctttcaTTCTCAATGGTCGTCTCAAGGCGTGCCTGACAGACCGCGAGGGCGACGCCGTGGTGAGCGAGCCGCGCTTCATCATCAACGTCTCGGCGATGGAGGGGCAGTTCTACCGGTTCAAGCAGAcgacgcacccgcacacgaACATGGCCAAGGCGGCGCTGAACATGATGacgcgcacgagcgccgACGACTACGCAGCGGACGGAATCTACATGAACTCGGTAGACACCGGATGGATTACGGATGAGTCGCCAAAGCTGAAGAAGGATCGACGGGCAGAGCAGTTTATGCTATgcccgctggacgaggtagatgcggcggcgcgctgtcTGGATCTCATCTTCACAAACAGTCGCATGTACGGCATGTTTTACAAGGACTTCAAGGTGATTGCGTGGTGA
- a CDS encoding 40S ribosomal protein S14, with protein sequence MSKKQEVKTYGPNVKKGDLVYGVVHIFASFNDTFVHVTDTSGRETYVKVTGGMKVKADRDESSPYAAMMAAQDVVARCKECGINALHVKMRAVGGVRTKSPGPGAQAALRALARAGMKIGRIEDVTPIPTDSTRRKGSRRGRRL encoded by the coding sequence ATGTCCAAGAAGCAGGAGGTCAAGACGTATGGCCCGAACGTGAAGAAGGGAGACCTCGTTTACGGTGTCGTGCACATCTTCGCCTCCTTCAATGACACATTCGTGCACGTGACAGACACGTCCGGCCGCGAAACATACGTGAAAGTTACTGGCGGTATGAAGGTGAAGGCCGATCGCGATGAGTCTTCCCCCTACGCTGCGATGATGGCCGCCCAGGACGTCGTGGCGCGTTGCAAGGAGTGCGGAATCAACGCCCTGCACGTCAAGATGCGCGCCGTCGGTGGTGTGCGCACCAAGTCCCCTGGCCCTGGCGCCCAGGCCGCCCTCCGCGCGCTCGCCCGTGCTGGGATGAAGATTGGCCGCATCGAGGATGTCACCCCGATCCCGACCGACTCCACCCGCCGCAAGGGCTCCCGCCGTGGTCGCCGCCTGTAG